The Desulfatiglans anilini DSM 4660 genome contains a region encoding:
- a CDS encoding IclR family transcriptional regulator: protein MDGKRQGKREDKDMADRQKETETAYRVQVLERALDILDAFSFETREMSLSEIVQKTGLNKTTVKRLLANLTARRYLRQDPLSKRYHLGLRLFELGSIVFSSFSLRKSADRAMSRLRNETGATVLLGVLMDNQLVYADKKEGSGAIRVVSDIGWRRPPHYGMLGMVLMAHLKEDAVDRILEESPLESYTVHSIVDNDRFKRRLQQIREQGYVVEHEEALDGVIGIAAPIRGYPQRVVGALGVALTATEGKSEERLNTIVDKLRQAAEEISADLGGGMNP from the coding sequence ATGGACGGAAAGAGGCAGGGGAAAAGGGAAGACAAGGATATGGCCGATCGTCAAAAGGAAACCGAAACCGCCTACCGCGTGCAGGTCCTCGAACGGGCCTTGGACATCCTGGATGCCTTCAGCTTCGAAACACGGGAGATGAGCCTCTCGGAGATCGTCCAGAAGACCGGGCTCAACAAGACCACGGTCAAGCGGCTCCTCGCCAACCTCACGGCCAGGCGCTACCTCCGCCAGGACCCCCTGTCGAAGCGCTACCACCTGGGGCTGCGCCTCTTCGAACTGGGGAGCATCGTCTTCTCGTCCTTTTCCCTGCGCAAATCCGCCGACCGCGCGATGTCCCGGCTCCGGAACGAGACCGGCGCGACCGTGCTCCTCGGCGTCCTCATGGACAACCAGCTCGTGTATGCCGACAAGAAGGAGGGGAGCGGCGCGATCCGCGTCGTCTCCGACATCGGGTGGCGCAGACCGCCGCACTACGGGATGCTCGGGATGGTCCTGATGGCCCACCTCAAGGAGGACGCGGTGGATCGCATCCTGGAAGAGAGCCCGCTCGAATCCTATACCGTCCACTCCATCGTGGACAACGATCGATTCAAGCGGCGTTTGCAGCAGATCCGGGAACAGGGCTATGTGGTCGAACACGAAGAGGCCTTGGACGGCGTCATCGGCATTGCCGCCCCCATCCGCGGCTATCCGCAGCGGGTTGTCGGGGCCTTGGGGGTCGCCTTGACCGCCACGGAAGGGAAATCCGAAGAACGCCTGAACACGATCGTCGACAAGCTGAGACAGGCCGCCGAAGAGATCTCCGCCGACCTCGGCGGCGGCATGAACCCTTAA
- a CDS encoding UbiD family decarboxylase: MINDLRGLLGALDQKGKLRVVNNADWDLEIGTINELMAEKQGPGLVFDNIKGYPAGFRVATNLLHHEVGQRIAFGFPDELSRLECVADWKRKWNAFKPVPPVEVQNGPVKENILTGGDIDIFKIPTPKWHTLDGGRYIGTGVITITRDPDEGWVNFGTYRVMIQDKTTLAFYASPGKHATIMREKYWAMGKPCPVAMCFGQDPLLFALSTIPLPWGISEYDMAGYIKGQGVEVVIDDVTGLPIPATAEIVACGFSPPPEEDSRPEGPFGEWQGYYASGTRNEPVVHIKKLYHRNDPILFGQPPVKPPVNTWFPIPIHSATFLWNELEKAGMMDIRGVYVHGPGDRIIAVISLKQRYLGHAKQVATLAGAFLQGGACTGRYIITVDEDIDPSNLDEVLWAVTTRCDPEAYIDIVPGFLTSPLDPMINPEKRARKDYTTAKVFINACRPYHWKDKFPPVNTAGPELRRKTLEKWADLFANV; encoded by the coding sequence ATGATCAATGACCTGAGAGGCTTGTTGGGGGCGCTCGACCAGAAGGGCAAACTGCGCGTGGTGAACAACGCCGACTGGGATCTCGAGATCGGCACCATCAATGAGCTGATGGCGGAAAAGCAGGGCCCGGGCCTGGTCTTCGACAACATCAAGGGGTATCCGGCCGGGTTCCGGGTGGCCACCAATCTGCTGCATCACGAGGTGGGTCAGCGCATCGCCTTCGGGTTCCCCGACGAGCTGTCCCGGCTGGAGTGCGTGGCGGACTGGAAGCGGAAGTGGAACGCGTTCAAGCCCGTGCCGCCTGTCGAGGTGCAGAACGGCCCCGTGAAGGAAAACATCCTGACCGGAGGCGACATCGACATCTTCAAGATCCCGACCCCCAAGTGGCACACCCTGGACGGCGGCCGCTACATCGGGACGGGGGTGATCACGATCACGCGGGATCCAGACGAAGGCTGGGTGAACTTCGGCACCTACCGCGTCATGATCCAGGACAAGACGACCCTGGCCTTTTACGCCTCGCCGGGGAAGCACGCGACCATCATGCGCGAGAAGTACTGGGCGATGGGCAAGCCCTGCCCGGTCGCCATGTGCTTCGGCCAGGACCCGCTCCTCTTCGCGCTCTCCACCATCCCGCTGCCGTGGGGGATCTCCGAGTACGACATGGCCGGGTACATCAAGGGCCAGGGTGTCGAAGTCGTCATCGACGATGTGACGGGCCTTCCCATTCCGGCCACGGCCGAGATCGTGGCCTGCGGGTTCTCGCCGCCGCCCGAGGAGGACAGCCGGCCCGAAGGGCCCTTCGGGGAGTGGCAGGGGTACTACGCCTCCGGGACCCGGAATGAGCCCGTGGTGCACATCAAAAAGCTCTATCACCGGAACGACCCGATCCTCTTCGGGCAACCGCCGGTCAAACCCCCGGTCAACACCTGGTTCCCCATCCCGATCCACTCGGCGACCTTTCTCTGGAACGAGCTCGAGAAGGCCGGCATGATGGACATCCGGGGCGTGTACGTCCACGGCCCGGGCGACCGGATCATCGCGGTCATCTCGCTCAAACAGCGCTACCTCGGTCACGCCAAGCAGGTGGCCACGCTGGCGGGCGCGTTCCTGCAGGGCGGCGCCTGCACGGGCCGCTACATCATCACGGTCGATGAGGACATCGATCCGTCGAACCTGGACGAGGTCCTCTGGGCGGTCACCACCCGGTGCGATCCGGAGGCCTACATCGACATCGTCCCCGGCTTCCTCACGAGCCCGCTCGATCCGATGATCAACCCGGAGAAACGCGCGCGCAAAGACTACACGACGGCCAAGGTCTTCATCAACGCCTGCCGCCCCTACCATTGGAAGGACAAGTTTCCGCCGGTCAACACGGCCGGGCCGGAGCTCCGGCGCAAGACCCTCGAGAAGTGGGCCGACCTCTTCGCGAACGTATAG
- a CDS encoding Tm-1-like ATP-binding domain-containing protein, whose protein sequence is MQKTVAVVGTLDTKGPEIELLRDLITREGVRALVVDTGILDEAFLPADIPRERIAEAGGQTIERLVDTGDEAFAQRTMATGLQMVISGLLAEGRIHGLLAVGGGQGSVIVAPTLKCLPLGFPKVLVSTKVTQAGLWPYIGPKDVLVMPPVADLAGINRLTRRILVNAAGAIVGMVKMAPLSDRNRPLVVMSMNGTVTGCGLAVKDRLEALGYAVLVYHTIGTGGEALEDYVASHEVKAVVELGVNEVTNFMLGGRASAGPDRLTAAGKRGIPQVVAPGSADFINFLGPETVPACFQGRNLYCHNPMATLVRTSPEENRRLGEALAEKLNQACGPVMVLWPRRGLSTLDRAGKPYWDPEADAALLETLRQRLDPGIVFKELDAYINDAAFAEAVTEAVEEILKT, encoded by the coding sequence ATGCAGAAGACCGTTGCCGTTGTGGGGACCTTGGACACCAAGGGCCCCGAGATCGAACTCCTAAGGGACCTGATTACACGTGAGGGCGTCCGGGCGCTCGTTGTCGACACGGGCATCCTGGACGAAGCCTTCCTCCCGGCTGACATCCCCCGCGAACGGATCGCCGAGGCCGGCGGGCAGACCATCGAGCGATTGGTGGACACCGGGGACGAGGCCTTCGCCCAGAGGACCATGGCGACGGGCCTCCAGATGGTCATCTCCGGCCTGCTGGCTGAAGGGCGCATCCACGGGCTGCTCGCCGTCGGCGGCGGCCAGGGCTCCGTCATCGTCGCCCCCACCCTGAAATGCCTTCCCCTGGGATTTCCCAAGGTTCTCGTTTCGACCAAAGTGACCCAGGCCGGGCTCTGGCCCTATATCGGGCCGAAGGACGTCCTGGTCATGCCCCCCGTGGCCGACCTGGCCGGGATCAACCGGCTGACGCGGCGGATCCTCGTCAATGCCGCAGGGGCGATCGTGGGCATGGTGAAGATGGCGCCCCTCTCCGACCGGAACCGCCCCCTCGTGGTCATGAGCATGAACGGCACCGTGACCGGCTGCGGGCTGGCGGTCAAGGACCGGCTGGAGGCCCTGGGGTATGCCGTGCTGGTCTACCACACCATCGGCACGGGCGGGGAGGCGCTCGAGGACTACGTGGCCTCGCATGAGGTGAAGGCCGTGGTCGAACTGGGAGTAAACGAAGTCACCAACTTCATGCTGGGGGGGCGGGCCTCGGCCGGGCCCGATCGGCTCACCGCCGCCGGGAAGCGAGGCATCCCGCAGGTGGTGGCGCCGGGAAGCGCCGATTTCATCAACTTTTTGGGACCCGAGACCGTCCCGGCCTGTTTCCAGGGCCGCAATCTCTACTGCCACAACCCGATGGCCACGCTCGTCCGCACCAGTCCGGAGGAAAACCGCCGGCTCGGGGAGGCCCTGGCGGAGAAGCTGAACCAGGCCTGCGGCCCCGTGATGGTGCTATGGCCTCGGAGAGGGCTTTCCACGCTCGACCGGGCGGGGAAGCCTTACTGGGATCCGGAGGCCGACGCGGCGCTGCTTGAAACGCTCAGACAGCGTCTTGACCCCGGAATCGTGTTCAAGGAGCTCGACGCCTACATCAACGACGCGGCCTTCGCGGAGGCGGTGACCGAGGCGGTTGAAGAAATCCTGAAGACATGA
- a CDS encoding queuosine 5'-phosphate N-glycosylase/hydrolase translates to MSLSDQHPTSTAPQHRTSAPWEAAESARFVAERARDVRIDEENLNRFCSFLAGQPSLAVPWDARYHFQGGEAETCAYLLVLDTLNFCFWAPPGANRWQIDDRGETLNGYYALAAALKKAMEAGAPLADASFLAGLEMDDLLLVLGGRGTLPLMPERLAALNETGRVLIHNYDGRAERLVRSAGRSALALVRRLASDFASFRDTAFYSGKKVFFYKRAQILAADLHGAFGGGGLGEFEDFAELTAFADYKLPQVLRAEGVLVYSPDLSMRIDHLEPLAQGSPQEVEVRACTIEAVGRICRRLMRMGKPCIPADIDALLWTLGQEERYRERPYHRTETIFY, encoded by the coding sequence GTGAGTCTTTCCGATCAGCACCCGACATCCACGGCCCCGCAACACCGCACGTCTGCGCCATGGGAGGCGGCCGAGAGCGCCCGCTTCGTCGCCGAGCGCGCCCGGGACGTCCGCATCGATGAAGAAAACCTGAACCGGTTCTGCTCGTTTCTGGCCGGGCAGCCCTCGCTCGCCGTCCCGTGGGATGCCCGGTACCACTTCCAGGGAGGGGAGGCGGAGACCTGCGCCTATCTCCTCGTCCTCGACACCCTCAATTTCTGCTTCTGGGCCCCTCCCGGGGCGAACCGATGGCAGATCGACGACCGGGGCGAAACCCTGAACGGCTACTACGCCCTGGCCGCCGCCCTCAAGAAGGCGATGGAGGCCGGGGCGCCGCTTGCCGATGCATCCTTTCTCGCCGGCCTCGAGATGGACGACCTCCTTCTTGTGCTGGGCGGCCGCGGAACCCTTCCCCTGATGCCCGAACGCCTCGCGGCGCTCAACGAAACGGGGCGGGTCCTGATCCACAACTATGACGGCCGCGCCGAGCGCCTCGTCCGGTCCGCGGGCCGGTCCGCCCTCGCCCTCGTCAGGCGCCTCGCGTCGGACTTCGCCTCGTTCAGGGATACGGCCTTTTACAGCGGAAAGAAGGTCTTCTTCTACAAGCGCGCCCAGATCCTTGCCGCCGATCTGCATGGCGCGTTCGGCGGAGGAGGGCTCGGGGAATTCGAGGATTTCGCGGAATTGACGGCCTTCGCGGACTACAAGCTGCCCCAGGTCCTGCGCGCCGAGGGGGTCCTGGTCTACAGTCCCGATCTGTCGATGCGGATCGACCACCTGGAACCGCTCGCCCAAGGGTCCCCCCAGGAAGTCGAGGTCAGGGCCTGCACCATCGAGGCCGTCGGCCGCATCTGCCGCCGCCTCATGCGCATGGGCAAACCCTGCATCCCGGCCGATATCGACGCCCTCCTCTGGACCCTCGGACAGGAAGAACGCTACCGGGAAAGGCCCTACCACCGGACGGAGACGATCTTCTACTGA
- a CDS encoding YcbK family protein, translating into MDRRFFLKSAGLAAALIFCREESAWSAYSRKTPSKELALYNAHTGEDLDVCYFSKGQYRTSALRHINYILRDHRTDEIKPIDRNLLDILSAIRKKLRLKEPFHVISGYRSPSTNAMLRRKSSRVAKNSLHCEAKAVDITIPGIPLRTLRQIAISLQRGGVGYYPRSNFIHVDTGPVRTW; encoded by the coding sequence ATGGACCGACGATTCTTTCTCAAATCCGCCGGATTGGCTGCCGCTCTGATCTTTTGCCGCGAGGAGTCCGCCTGGAGCGCCTATTCCCGGAAGACGCCCAGCAAAGAACTCGCACTCTACAATGCCCACACCGGAGAAGACCTGGACGTCTGCTACTTCTCGAAGGGGCAGTACCGCACCTCGGCGCTCCGGCACATCAATTACATCCTGCGGGACCACCGCACGGACGAGATCAAGCCCATCGACCGCAACCTTCTCGACATTCTGAGCGCCATCCGCAAAAAGCTCCGTCTCAAGGAACCCTTCCACGTCATCTCCGGGTACCGTTCCCCATCCACCAACGCGATGCTCCGCAGGAAAAGCTCCCGGGTGGCCAAGAACAGCCTCCACTGCGAGGCCAAGGCAGTCGACATCACCATCCCCGGCATCCCGCTTCGTACCCTCCGCCAGATCGCCATAAGCCTTCAGCGCGGCGGCGTGGGCTATTACCCGCGGTCCAACTTCATCCACGTCGACACCGGTCCCGTCAGAACCTGGTGA
- a CDS encoding PPC domain-containing DNA-binding protein — MKYSEAQIGRIFVIRLEDGEILHEAVEAFAEKKDIRAAALIALGGADKGSRLVVGPADGRAQPVVPLEHILGDVHEISGTGTLFPDESGKPILHMHIASGRRDRTVTGCVRNGVKVWQVMEVILFELLGTSAARIMDDETGFKLLRP, encoded by the coding sequence ATGAAATATTCCGAAGCGCAAATCGGGCGGATCTTCGTCATCCGCCTCGAGGACGGCGAGATCCTGCACGAAGCCGTGGAGGCCTTTGCCGAGAAGAAGGACATCCGGGCGGCCGCCTTGATCGCGCTCGGGGGCGCCGACAAGGGGAGCCGGCTCGTCGTCGGCCCCGCCGACGGGCGCGCGCAGCCGGTCGTCCCCCTGGAGCACATCCTCGGCGATGTCCATGAAATCAGCGGCACGGGGACGCTTTTCCCCGACGAGAGCGGCAAGCCCATCCTGCATATGCACATCGCTTCGGGGCGGAGGGACCGGACCGTGACCGGCTGCGTCCGCAACGGCGTCAAGGTCTGGCAGGTCATGGAGGTCATTCTGTTCGAACTGCTGGGGACCTCGGCCGCCCGGATCATGGACGACGAGACGGGCTTCAAACTGCTCCGGCCCTAG